The Theropithecus gelada isolate Dixy chromosome 11, Tgel_1.0, whole genome shotgun sequence genome includes a region encoding these proteins:
- the CS gene encoding citrate synthase, mitochondrial isoform X3, which translates to MHLVLFLQQHGKTVVGQITVDMMYGGMRGMKGLVYETSVLDPDEGIRFRGFSIPECQKLLPKAKGGEEPLPEGLFWLLVTGQIPTEEQVSWLSKEWAKRAALPSHVVTMLDNFPTNLHPMSQLSAAVTALNSESNFARAYAEGISRTKYWELIYEDSMDLIAKLPCIAAKIYRNLYREGSGIGAIDSNLDWSHNFTNMLGYTDSQFTELMRLYLTIHSDHEGGNVSAHTSHLVGSALSDPYLSFAAAMNGLAGPLHGLANQEVLVWLTQLQKEVGKDVSDEKLRDYIWNTLNSGRVVPGYGHAVLRKTDPRYTCQREFALKHLPNDPMFKLVAQLYKIVPNVLLEQGKAKNPWPNVDAHSGVLLQYYGMTEMNYYTVLFGVSRALGVLAQLIWSRALGFPLERPKSMSTEGLMKFVDSKSG; encoded by the exons ATGTATGGTGGCATGAGAGGCATGAAGGGATTGGTCTATGAAACATCCGTTCTTGATCCTGATGAG GGCATCCGTTTCCGAGGCTTTAGTATCCCTGAATGCCAGAAACTGCTACCCAAGGCTAAGGGTGGGGAAGAACCCCTGCCTGAGGGCTTATTTTGGCTGCTGGTAACTGGACAGATCCCAACAGAGGAACAG GTATCTTGGCTCTCAAAAGAGTGGGCAAAGAGGGCAGCTCTGCCTTCCCATGTGGTCACCATGCTGGACAACTTTCCGACCAATCTACACCCCAtgtctcagctcagtgcagccgTTACAGCCCTCAACAGTGAAAGTAACTTTGCCCGAGCATATGCAGAGGGTATCAGCCGAACCAAGTACTGGGAG TTGATTTATGAAGACTCTATGGATTTAATCGCAAAGCTACCTTGTATTGCAGCAAAGATCTACCGAAATCTCTACAGAGAAGGCAGCGGTATTGGGGCCATTGACTCTAATCTGGACTGGTCCCACAATTTCACCAACATGTTAGGCTATACTGATTCTCAGTTCACTGAGCTCATGCGCCTGTACCTCACCATCCACAG TGACCATGAGGGTGGCAATGTAAGTGCCCATACCAGCCACTTGGTGGGCAGTGCCCTTTCAGACCCTTacctgtcctttgcagcagccaTGAACGGGCTGGCAGGGCCTCTCCATGGACTGGCAAATCAG GAAGTGCTTGTCTGGCTAACACAGCTGCAGAAGGAAGTTGGCAAAGATGTGTCAGATGAGAAGTTACGAGACTACATCTGGAACACACTCAACTCGGGACGG GTTGTTCCAGGCTATGGCCATGCGGTACTGAGGAAGACTGATCCACGATATACCTGTCAGCGAGAGTTTGCTCTGAAACACCTGCCTAATGACCCCATGTTTAAGTTGGTTGCTCAGCTATACAAGATTGTGCCCAATGTCCTCTTAGAGCAGGGTAAAGCCAAGAATCCTTGGCCCAATGTAGATGCTCACAGTGGGGTGCTGCTCCAG TATTATGGCATGACGGAGATGAATTACTACACGGTCCTGTTTGGGGTGTCACGAGCATTGGGTGTACTGGCACAGCTCATCTGGAGCCGAGCCTTAGGCTTCCCTCTAGAAAGGCCCAAGTCCATGAGTACAGAGGGTCTGATGAAGTTTGTGGACTCTAAGTCAGGGTAA
- the CS gene encoding citrate synthase, mitochondrial isoform X4: MMYGGMRGMKGLVYETSVLDPDEGIRFRGFSIPECQKLLPKAKGGEEPLPEGLFWLLVTGQIPTEEQVSWLSKEWAKRAALPSHVVTMLDNFPTNLHPMSQLSAAVTALNSESNFARAYAEGISRTKYWELIYEDSMDLIAKLPCIAAKIYRNLYREGSGIGAIDSNLDWSHNFTNMLGYTDSQFTELMRLYLTIHSDHEGGNVSAHTSHLVGSALSDPYLSFAAAMNGLAGPLHGLANQEVLVWLTQLQKEVGKDVSDEKLRDYIWNTLNSGRVVPGYGHAVLRKTDPRYTCQREFALKHLPNDPMFKLVAQLYKIVPNVLLEQGKAKNPWPNVDAHSGVLLQYYGMTEMNYYTVLFGVSRALGVLAQLIWSRALGFPLERPKSMSTEGLMKFVDSKSG; encoded by the exons ATGTATGGTGGCATGAGAGGCATGAAGGGATTGGTCTATGAAACATCCGTTCTTGATCCTGATGAG GGCATCCGTTTCCGAGGCTTTAGTATCCCTGAATGCCAGAAACTGCTACCCAAGGCTAAGGGTGGGGAAGAACCCCTGCCTGAGGGCTTATTTTGGCTGCTGGTAACTGGACAGATCCCAACAGAGGAACAG GTATCTTGGCTCTCAAAAGAGTGGGCAAAGAGGGCAGCTCTGCCTTCCCATGTGGTCACCATGCTGGACAACTTTCCGACCAATCTACACCCCAtgtctcagctcagtgcagccgTTACAGCCCTCAACAGTGAAAGTAACTTTGCCCGAGCATATGCAGAGGGTATCAGCCGAACCAAGTACTGGGAG TTGATTTATGAAGACTCTATGGATTTAATCGCAAAGCTACCTTGTATTGCAGCAAAGATCTACCGAAATCTCTACAGAGAAGGCAGCGGTATTGGGGCCATTGACTCTAATCTGGACTGGTCCCACAATTTCACCAACATGTTAGGCTATACTGATTCTCAGTTCACTGAGCTCATGCGCCTGTACCTCACCATCCACAG TGACCATGAGGGTGGCAATGTAAGTGCCCATACCAGCCACTTGGTGGGCAGTGCCCTTTCAGACCCTTacctgtcctttgcagcagccaTGAACGGGCTGGCAGGGCCTCTCCATGGACTGGCAAATCAG GAAGTGCTTGTCTGGCTAACACAGCTGCAGAAGGAAGTTGGCAAAGATGTGTCAGATGAGAAGTTACGAGACTACATCTGGAACACACTCAACTCGGGACGG GTTGTTCCAGGCTATGGCCATGCGGTACTGAGGAAGACTGATCCACGATATACCTGTCAGCGAGAGTTTGCTCTGAAACACCTGCCTAATGACCCCATGTTTAAGTTGGTTGCTCAGCTATACAAGATTGTGCCCAATGTCCTCTTAGAGCAGGGTAAAGCCAAGAATCCTTGGCCCAATGTAGATGCTCACAGTGGGGTGCTGCTCCAG TATTATGGCATGACGGAGATGAATTACTACACGGTCCTGTTTGGGGTGTCACGAGCATTGGGTGTACTGGCACAGCTCATCTGGAGCCGAGCCTTAGGCTTCCCTCTAGAAAGGCCCAAGTCCATGAGTACAGAGGGTCTGATGAAGTTTGTGGACTCTAAGTCAGGGTAA